A section of the Brevundimonas sp. AJA228-03 genome encodes:
- the rimM gene encoding ribosome maturation factor RimM (Essential for efficient processing of 16S rRNA): MTAKLILVGHVAGGFGVKGEVKITAYTADPLALTAYGPLLRADGSHALTVLSARPTKDGIVGRVKEVSTKEAADALRNLKLHVPRDRFPVPDEDEFYLADLIGVEARDPDGVVLGTVKAVQNFGADDMLEIAPAAGGPTWFLPFTRAATPDLHLSDGWLVAIRPNEIGERDPD, from the coding sequence ATGACGGCCAAACTCATCCTCGTCGGCCATGTCGCGGGCGGCTTCGGCGTGAAGGGCGAGGTCAAGATCACGGCCTATACGGCCGATCCTCTGGCCCTGACGGCCTATGGTCCCCTGCTGCGCGCCGACGGGTCGCACGCCCTGACCGTCCTGTCGGCCCGCCCGACGAAAGACGGCATCGTCGGCCGGGTGAAGGAGGTCTCCACCAAGGAGGCGGCCGATGCGTTGCGCAACCTCAAGCTCCACGTCCCGCGCGACCGTTTCCCGGTCCCGGATGAGGACGAATTCTACCTCGCCGACCTGATCGGGGTGGAGGCCCGCGATCCCGACGGCGTCGTTCTGGGCACGGTCAAGGCGGTGCAGAATTTCGGGGCCGACGACATGCTGGAGATCGCACCCGCCGCAGGCGGGCCGACCTGGTTCCTGCCGTTCACCCGGGCCGCGACGCCGGACCTGCACCTGTCGGACGGCTGGCTGGTGGCCATCCGCCCGAACGAGATCGGCGAGCGCGACCCTGACTAG
- a CDS encoding type II toxin-antitoxin system HicB family antitoxin, whose amino-acid sequence MTHDGYLATVELDEAAGLFHGEVINTRDVLTFQGRTPDELKTAFVDTIADYLDWCRERGKTPDKPFSGTFSVRVAPEVHRRAAAAAARAGKSLNGFVSDVLDRAAG is encoded by the coding sequence ATGACCCATGACGGTTATCTGGCGACCGTCGAACTGGACGAGGCCGCCGGTCTGTTCCACGGCGAGGTGATCAACACCCGCGATGTTCTGACCTTTCAGGGGCGGACGCCGGACGAGCTGAAGACCGCCTTCGTCGATACGATCGCCGACTACCTCGACTGGTGCCGCGAGCGTGGCAAGACGCCGGACAAGCCCTTCTCGGGCACCTTCTCGGTCCGGGTCGCCCCGGAGGTCCACCGCCGCGCGGCTGCGGCGGCGGCGCGGGCAGGCAAGAGCCTGAACGGGTTCGTTTCCGATGTTCTGGACCGGGCTGCGGGGTAG
- the rpsP gene encoding 30S ribosomal protein S16: protein MLKIRLARGGTKKRPYYYIVVADSHSPRDGKFLERVGTYNPMLPKDGDKPRVTLKAERISEWLGKGAQPTDRVARFLSQDEALAGKVKWTQGNNPNKGTPGKKAQERSAERAQREADRAEAEAAAKIEAAEAAERAKEEAAAAAEAARNAPPVEEAPAEEAAAEEAPAEAAAEAAPAEEAPAAEEAPAAEATEEEKTEA, encoded by the coding sequence ATGCTGAAGATTCGTCTGGCCCGTGGCGGCACCAAGAAGCGCCCCTACTACTATATCGTCGTCGCCGACTCGCATTCGCCGCGCGACGGCAAGTTCCTGGAGCGCGTCGGCACCTACAACCCGATGCTGCCCAAGGATGGCGACAAGCCCCGCGTGACCCTCAAGGCCGAGCGCATCTCGGAATGGCTCGGCAAGGGTGCCCAGCCGACCGACCGCGTCGCCCGCTTCCTGAGCCAGGACGAAGCCCTGGCCGGCAAGGTCAAGTGGACCCAGGGCAACAACCCGAACAAGGGCACCCCGGGCAAGAAGGCCCAGGAACGCTCGGCCGAACGCGCCCAGCGCGAAGCCGACCGCGCCGAGGCCGAAGCCGCCGCCAAGATCGAGGCTGCCGAAGCCGCCGAACGCGCCAAGGAAGAAGCGGCCGCAGCCGCCGAAGCCGCCAGGAACGCGCCGCCGGTCGAAGAGGCCCCGGCCGAGGAAGCCGCCGCTGAAGAGGCTCCCGCCGAGGCGGCTGCCGAAGCCGCTCCGGCTGAGGAGGCCCCTGCCGCTGAAGAGGCACCGGCTGCTGAAGCCACCGAAGAAGAGAAGACCGAGGCTTAA
- the ffh gene encoding signal recognition particle protein, whose translation MFEALNERLTGVFDRITGRGALSEKDVAEAMREVRVALLEADVALPVVKDFIAFATEKATGEEVIRSVRPADQVIKIVYDGLVEMLGGEEPTPLNLNATPPAVLLMAGLQGSGKTTTSAKLALRLTKFDRKKVMMASLDTRRPAAMEQLAQLGTQIEVAVLPIVAGESAVQITRRALTSAKLQGFDVLILDTAGRITLDEGLMNEVAEVAAIASPVETLLVADSLTGQDAVRTARAFHERLPLTGLILTRADGDGRGGAMLSMRAVTGLPIKYMGSGEKVDALEVFDARRVAGRILGQGDIVALVEKAATELDQAKAEAMAKKLAKGQFDLNDLAAQLQQMKKMGGLQGIMGMLPGVAKMKAQMAEQNIDDRMILRQEAIISSMTKAERRKPDLLNASRKKRVAAGAGVEVQDINRLLKQHRQMADMVKSLSRGGRGNLQKMAAMMGGMPGMPGGGGGMGGGIPGMGGPDLSRLKSLGGGRMPEPSEDEIKALQDRLSGLGGGSLPGGLPGLPGLPKKPN comes from the coding sequence ATGTTCGAGGCTCTGAACGAGCGGCTGACAGGCGTTTTCGACCGGATCACCGGCCGCGGCGCCCTGTCCGAAAAGGACGTGGCAGAGGCGATGCGCGAGGTGCGCGTGGCCCTGCTGGAGGCCGACGTCGCCCTGCCGGTCGTCAAGGACTTCATCGCCTTCGCCACCGAAAAGGCCACGGGCGAAGAGGTCATCCGCTCGGTCCGCCCCGCCGATCAGGTCATCAAGATCGTCTATGACGGCCTGGTCGAGATGCTGGGCGGCGAGGAGCCGACCCCGCTCAACCTGAACGCCACCCCGCCCGCCGTCCTGCTGATGGCCGGCCTGCAGGGGTCGGGCAAGACCACCACCTCCGCCAAGCTGGCGCTGCGGCTGACGAAGTTCGATCGCAAGAAGGTCATGATGGCCTCGCTGGACACGCGGCGTCCGGCGGCCATGGAACAGCTGGCCCAGCTCGGGACCCAGATCGAGGTCGCGGTCCTGCCGATCGTGGCGGGCGAGAGCGCGGTCCAGATCACCCGCCGCGCCCTGACCTCGGCGAAGCTTCAGGGCTTCGACGTCCTGATCCTCGACACTGCCGGGCGGATCACGCTGGACGAAGGCCTGATGAACGAGGTGGCCGAGGTCGCCGCCATCGCCAGTCCGGTCGAGACCCTTCTGGTCGCCGACAGCCTGACCGGACAGGATGCAGTCCGCACCGCCAGGGCCTTCCACGAACGCCTGCCCCTGACCGGTCTGATCCTGACCCGCGCCGACGGCGACGGGCGCGGCGGGGCCATGCTGTCGATGCGGGCGGTCACCGGCCTGCCGATCAAATACATGGGGTCGGGCGAGAAGGTCGACGCCCTGGAGGTGTTCGACGCCCGCCGCGTCGCCGGCCGGATCCTGGGTCAGGGGGACATCGTCGCCCTGGTCGAGAAGGCCGCGACGGAACTGGACCAGGCCAAGGCCGAGGCCATGGCCAAAAAGCTGGCCAAGGGACAGTTCGACCTGAACGACCTGGCGGCCCAGCTGCAGCAGATGAAGAAGATGGGCGGCCTTCAGGGCATCATGGGCATGCTGCCCGGCGTGGCCAAGATGAAGGCCCAGATGGCCGAGCAGAACATCGACGACCGGATGATCCTGCGCCAGGAAGCCATCATCTCGTCCATGACCAAGGCCGAGCGCAGGAAGCCCGACCTGCTGAACGCCAGCCGCAAGAAGCGCGTCGCGGCCGGGGCCGGTGTCGAGGTCCAGGACATCAACCGCCTGCTGAAACAGCACCGCCAGATGGCCGATATGGTCAAGTCCCTGTCCAGGGGCGGGCGCGGCAATCTGCAGAAGATGGCGGCCATGATGGGCGGCATGCCCGGAATGCCCGGCGGCGGCGGGGGTATGGGCGGCGGCATCCCGGGAATGGGCGGCCCCGACCTCTCGCGCCTCAAATCCCTCGGCGGCGGGCGGATGCCCGAGCCATCCGAAGACGAAATCAAGGCCCTTCAGGACCGGCTTTCCGGCCTGGGCGGCGGATCACTGCCGGGGGGCCTTCCGGGCCTGCCCGGCCTTCCCAAGAAACCCAACTGA